AAAAGACAAGGGGATATACTTGTTGTTGGAGTAAATTCAGATGCGTCTGTAAAAAGATTAAAAGGTGAAAGTAGACCAATTAATAGTGAAGTAGATAGAGCTGAAATGCTTTGTGGTTTAAAAGCTGTAGATTATACAGTTATATTTGAAGAAGATACTCCTTGTGAGTTATTAGATGAATTAAAACCTTCAATTCATGTAAAAGGAGGAGATTATACAAAAGATGATCTTCCAGAGACAAAAATTGTAGAGAAAAATGGTGGAGAAGTTAGAATTTTAGGATTTGTAGAGGGGAAGTCTACAACGAACATAGTTAATAAGATACAAGGGTAGGTGAATTATGAAAAAAATATTAACATTTGATGAAATTAATATATTAGCTAAAAAACTAGCAGATTATGTTTCACCAAATACAGTAGTAGCTCTAATAGGTGATTTAGGAACAGGGAAAACAACGTTTACAAAAACTTTTGCAAAAGCTTTTGGGATAATGGACAATTTGAAAAGTCCGACATTTAACTATGTTTTAGAGTACTTGGATGGAAGATTACCTCTTTATCATTTTGATGTATATAGATTAGGAAGTCCAGAAGAGATTTATGAAATTGGTTATGAAGATTACATAAATAATGATGGAGTAGCTCTTATAGAGTGGGCAAATATAATTGAAAGTGAGTTGCCTAAAAAATATATAAAGATAGAGTTTGAATATGCTTTAGATAAAGAAGAGCAAGAGGTCAGAAGCGTTAGCTTAGAGTATATAGGAGATAAAGAAAAAGAGGAGGAGATGTTAAAATATGTTGATTTTAGCAATTGATACATCTACAAATATAGGAACAGTAGCTATTTATGATAATAAAAAAGGCGTTGTTGGAGAAATAACTTTGAATGTAAAGCAAAACCACTCAGCAATAACAATGACAACAATAGATACATTATTTAATTTAACTGGGATAGATAAAAAAGAGATTGATAAAATTGCTGTAAGTACAGGGCCAGGTTCATTTACTGGAATAAGAATTGGAGTAGGGTTAGCTAAAGGCTTAGCATACGCTTTAAAAAAGCCAATTGCTGGAATAAATGAACTAGATTTACTTGCGAATACATATAATGGTGATAAAAAAGTTATAGCAATGTTAGATGCAAGAAAGGAAAGAGTATTCTCTGGAGTATATAAGAAAAAGAATGATGCCTTTATGTTAGATGGAGAATATATGGCTGAAGAACTAGAGAATATATTAAATATTGTGGATGAAGAAACTGTATTTGTTGGAGATGGAGCATCTACATACGAAGATATAATAAGAGAAAAACTAGGAGATAAATGTATATTTATTAAAAAATCTTTAAATATATCTAGAGCTTCTTTATTAGCTGAATTAGCTGAAAATAAAGAGGATAATTTATTTACTCTTGAGCCATACTATGTAACAAAATCTCAAGCTGAAAGAGAAAAAGAAGGTAAATAAATATCGAGGTGGGCTTATGAACTCTTTTAAATTGAAAGATGGAATCTATTGGATTGGAGCATTAAATCCAGATCTGAAAGTGTTTGATGTGATTATGGAGACTCAATTTGGGACGACGTATAACTCTTATTTAGTTAAGGGTGATAAAAAAATAGCAGTTTTCGAAACTGTAAAAGAAAATAAATTCCAAGAGTTTTTAGAAAGATTAAAAACATGTTTAGATGACATCAGTAAAATTGATTATATTGTATTAAACCATACAGAACCAGACCATTCAGGATCTGTTGGAAAATTATTAGATTTAGCACCAAATGCTAAAGTTGTTGGATCAAAAAATACAATTGAGTTTTTAAGAGGTATACTAAATAAAGATTTTCCTCATATAATTGTAGGACAAGATGACACCATATCTTTAGGAAATAAAACGTTAAAATTTATATCAGCACCATTTTTACATTGGCCAGATTCAATGTATACTTATATAGAAGAGGATAAATATCTAGTGACATGTGATTCATTTGGTTCTCATTTTAGTTTTGATGGTATATTATTATCAAAAGTTCCAGTTGAAAGACATAAAGATTATATGGTTGCTTTAAGATACTATTATATGTGTATATTTTCACCTTTTAGAAAATATATGTTAGAAGGAATTGAAAAAATTAAAGATTTAAAGATTGATGCAATACTTCCAGGGCATGGTCCTGTTTTAGATATTGATATCGATAAGATGATACAAACATATAAAAATTGGTCAACAGTAAAAAATCCAAATGAATTTAAAAGTATTATAATCCCATATGCAACAGCTTATGGATATACAAGAGAGCTAGCTCAAGAAATTGAAAAAGGAATAAAAGATTACAATTCTACTATAGAAGTAAAAAGTTATGATTTAAATATAGATAACTTTGGAAAATTAGAAGGTGAGATTTTAAGAGAATTTCAATGGGCAGATGGGATACTATTTGGAAGCTGTACTATAAACGGAGATACGTTGCCGGTTATTTGGAATCTTTTAACATCGTTAAACCCAATCGTTCATGGTGGAAAATATGTATCAGCTTTTGGAAGTTATGGGTGGAGTGGAGAAGCTGTTCCTAATATAATTTCTAGATTAAAAGAACTTAGAATGCATGTTATAGATGGGATGAAAGTTAATTTTAGAGCATCTAGAAAAGATTTAGATACAGCATTTGAATTTGGAAAAGAGTTTGCAAAGCATATGTGTTTGAAAACACTCCCAGAAAAGGTGGTGGATACAGTTATGGAGAATTTAAATCCAGATAGAAAATTAATGAGATGGACATGCAGTGTTTGTGGAGAATCTTATGTTCAAATTGATCCCCCAGAGGTTTGCCCAGCATGTGGAGTTGGAAGAGAATTCTTTGTACCATCGCCGCTAGATAAAAAAATTGAAAAAAGTGATGCTGAAGAAAAAATAGTTATAATAGGTGGAGGAATTGCAGCTTTATCTACTGCTCAAGTAATTAGAGAAAGAAATGACAAAGCTAAGATAGTTATTTTATCTAAAGAGAAAGAGTATCCATATTATAGAACATTATTGTCTGAAATGATTGGAGAAAATATTTCAAGAGAAAAATTCTTAGTAAAACCAGAAGAGTGGTATAAAGATAAAAAAATTGAAATCTCTTTGAAAAAAATAGTGGAGGATATAGATTCTAAAAATAAAATTATAAAAACAGAAGATGGACAAGAAATATCGTATGATAAACTTGTTATAGCTACAGGAGCAAGAGCAATGGTTCCAAGCATTGGTAACTCTCATTTAGAAGGAATATTTACTGTTAGAAATAAAGAGGATGTAGATGCAATTAAAAATTATTGCATTGGAAAGAAAAAAGCTGTTGTAATAGGTGGAGGAGTTTTAGGATTAGAATCAGCATGTGGACTTCAGAAATTAGGATTAGAAGTTACTGTTGTTGAGATGATGCAAAGAATGCTTCCAAGACAACTTGATGAAGAAGGGTCAAAAATATTTGAAACATGTATTAATAAAAGTGATATAAAACTTTATAAAAACTCTAAAGCAGAAAAATTTGATGGAACTCAAAAAGTAGAGGGAATTCATTTAGATAGTGGAGAAGTAATCGAAGCAGATATTGTTATAATTAGTTCAGGAATAATTCCTAATAAAGAGTTAGCTGAAAAAGCAGGTATTGCTATTAATAGAGGGATAATTGTTAATGAAAAAATGGAAACATCTGTAAAAGATATTTATGCTTGTGGAGATGTGGCTGAGTATAAGGGAAATGTAATTGGATTATGGCAAATATCTTCAGATCAAGGAAAAGTAGCAGGACTTAATTCTATCGGAATTGAAGAAAAATATGAAGATAAAATACAACCAGTTACTTTTGAAGGAATGGGAACAAAAATATTCTCAGCAGGTGGTGTTTTAGAAACTCAAGATTCGATTTGTGAAAGAGATTATGATGATTTAATTTATAAAAAATTAAACTTTAAAAATAATGAATTATCATCTGGAATATTAATTGGAGATATAGAAAAAGGTATAGTTATAATTAAAGGATTAAAAGATAAAGAAAAAAAAGGAAATCTATTAAAAAAGTTCTATAAATAGGTAGTAAATTAAAATTGACAAAAATAGTTGTCTATGTTAAAGTACAAATATATTTAAAGGAATATTTTCCATATTAAGGAGGAAAAAATGGGAAAGGTTTTAAGTTTAAATAATTCAAATTTTAAAGGTGAAGTTATTGAATCAAAAGGATTAGTATTAGTTGATTTCTGGGCTGATTGGTGTGGGCCTTGCAAAATGTTAGCGCCAATTTTAGAAGAGCTTTCAGGAGAAACTGAAGCAAAAATCTGTAAGGTAAATGTAGATGAAAGTGGAGACTTAGCAGGAGATTACGGAATTAGAAGTATTCCAACAATGATTATATTCAAAGATGGAGTTAAAGTTGATCAAATAGTTGGGTTAAGACAAAAATCAGAGCTTTTAGAAAAATTGAATTCTTATTAAAATAATAAATAAAAAGGTTGCTACTGGCAACCTTTTTTGTTTTATGGTATAATTGAAATTAACATAAAATGGGAAAATGGGAGGGCCAATGAAAAGTAAAATCTATTTAATTTTAGCTTTAATGGTTGTTGCTATAACCAGTTTAAAAGCACAAACAGAAAAGATTGATGATTTACAAAATGAAGTTGAGATAGACTTGAATTCAGATACGATGACTTCGACAGACGGAGTAAATGTAAGATATGGATCTTTAAAGTTAAAAGCTTTTGAAGTTAAAGTTGACAGAGAGAAAAATAGAGCTTATATTCCAGGAGAGTTCTATCTAGAAGCAGATGAGCCTACAGGAAAATTGAGAATGGACTCACTAAATGGAGAGTTTGATACAGAGGGGAAAACTGGAAGTTTTGGTAAAAGTTTTGGATATCTTGAAGTTGGTCAGGTAACTGGTGCAGAAAAGCCAAATGATAGAATCTATTTTGGTGGAAATAAAACAGAGTACTTAAATGGGAAAACTTATTTAAGAGATGCATGGTTTACAACAGATCCTAAAATTCTTGAGAATAGAAACCCAGAAGAAGTTGGTTACCATTTACAATCTGATACAATAGTAATTGAACCAGATAAACAAGTAACCTTTAGAAATACAAATCTTTTCATAGGAGATACAGATGTAATCCCATTTTCATTACCTTGGTATAGATTTAATATAAGACAAGGTTCAGAAGTTCCTTTATTCCCAAGTTGGGGAAATGATGATGACTACGGATGGTTTATAACATCAGGGGTTTTATGGGGAGATAAAGATAGTAAATTTAAAGGTGGTATAGCACCAAAATTTGGAGATAGAATAGGACTTTTAATAGGTAGAATGGAAAATTGGTATGATTTTGGAACCTATGGAAAAGGACAATTAAATATTAATGATTGGTTAATAGATAAAAAAGCCGATGGAAATGATGTAGAAAGAAACTTCAATAGATGGGATTTCAATTACAATCATAACTATTCTGGTGAATATGGATTCTTTAATTTAAATTATAAGAACGCAACATATAACATGATTCCAACTTTAGATGATGCGATAGATAAGTATTTTTATGGTCCAGGAAACCAAGGAAGACCAGGCAATACATGGAAATATGTTGATGGTATACCAGATCGTGGTGGAAGTTTAGGATTCTATACTTTAAATACAGAGTTAACAAATTTAGGAGAAGATAAAGATATTAGCATTAAAGCTGATGTAAATCTTGTTTCTGATAAAAAAGTATATGGAGTAATAGTAGCAGATCAATTGGATGATATGGACTATGGATCATCGTCAGACTATGATTTAACAAGCGATGTATCTATAAAGAAAGAAAATGATAGATATTCAGTAGGAGCATATTATAACTATCTTTATGATATGGATCCAGGATCTACAAAACAAGACTTGCAGTCAAGAGCTGAGAATTTTGGATTTAATTTTAATGATAAAGTAAATAAGATTAATATATCTTATGATGATAAAACAGGAAATAAATTCAGAGAGTTAAACTCTTGGGAAAGAGATCCAAATTTTAGTAAATTAGATAATCAAGGCTTTTATGGAATAAAGTTTGATTATACTCCATGGACTGTAGAACAATATAGTATATATGATAGCAAGGATCTAAAGACCTCTTTAGGTGAATATCATCTATATAAAGATGTATTCTATAAAGTTGGGTATGATTATACTGAGTTTGAGCATAAACTAAACTTACAAAATGATCCATTTAGAAAAACTGCTTTATTTGATGGAACTACAAAAACTAATAATTATAGAGATTTACAATATAATAGATATGAAAATATTATTTATAATAAAACATCTGAGAATAGAGCTTACGTAGACTTTATGTATGATTCATTAAAGCTAACAATAGCTGGAGGTAATACAAAAGAAGAGATATGGGATAGAGAAGGGATTTATCACTATGGTGATATAAATAATCCTTGGGATAGAAGTGCATATAGAATATATGTAAATAACTCAAATTTCTATGAAGTAGGTTTATCTGATGAAAAACTATCGCTATCAAGACTTGGAAATCTAGAAGTATATGGAAATGTAAGATTTGATCAGTATGATAAAGGGTATGATAATTTAGCTGACAAAGAGATATCAACAGATGATAGTTCAACTAGATATAGAGCTGGATTTACTCATAATGTAACTATATTTGATAATAGTGAAAACAAAGAGAGAAAAACAGATTTATCTTTATTAAATAGATTAACTTATATGTTCCAAGAGTATTCTTATAACTCAGATTCAAAAATTACTAAAGATGTAAGAATGGCTCAAAAGGATAATATTCAACAGGTTACAGATACTGTTACATTTGATTTAGGAAATACTGAAACTGTATATAAAGTTGATTATAAAGAGATAAAAAGAGCAAGTAATGACAATAAAAAAGGTGAAATATTAAATCAAAATTTAGATTTCTTAATTGATGATAAAAATAGTTTTGGTTTAGAATATGGTTCAGATAAAAGATTTACAGATTATAATAAAAAAGATGAAAATCATAATGATTTGACTTTTGAGAATTATGGTGCTAATTACAGATATGCAAATAACTATTTCTATTATAAAAATCGTAGAATAGATTCTAGTATCTGGGAAATAGAAAATGTAAATAATGCTGAAGAAAAAATTAGAGAAGATGTCTATGGTTATACTTATGATTTTGGAAAAAATAAATTAAATTTAGAGTATATTCAAGGTAAAGATGAAAGAGATGAGTTGGGAGCAAAAGTAATTAATACTAAAAATAAAACTTATTCAGTTTCATATTTAGTAGGTGGAGATGTAGAGCATTTATATAGAGCTAGCTATGAAGATTATAAAAATGCGGGTGAATGGAATCCTACGTTAAGTAGATATAACTCAGATATAGTTTATTTAGCTTATACTTATAAAGATAAGAGATTTACAGATGCAGAATTAGTTTCATATGCATCTTCAGAGTATAATAAAACTCCAGATCAATTATCCCAAGTTGAAATAGACAGAATTAGACAAGTTCTTGAAGATAGAGAAAATTCTAGAGCTAGAACATTTAATTTAAATAGAATAATTGACGATAGAACATATTTTGGAGATTATAAAAGAGGTTTCCATGCTTCTTTAATGATGCAAAGAAATGATAAGAGATATGAAATGACTGGTGATTACTTGAAGTCATTGGAGGAGTTAGAAGGAAGATTGTTCTATTCGTACAATAGAATAGGATTAGGTTATATTTATAATCAAAAATCTAATTATACAAACTATGGAGTATCAGATGAGAAAAAATTAGATTGGAGAGATTCAGAAAGAGAGCATGAGTTTAGTTTAAATGCTAAAGTTGGAAAACCAAGTGAAGGTTGGAGAACAAAAGCATATGTTAAATTCTATGATCAACTTGGAGGACAAGGTGATAATGGAAGAAGTACTTTTGATGGATTTGGTGTTGAGATAGGAAAAGAGTTTGGATACTATGAGTGGGCAGTGGCTTATGAAAGAGATTATTCATATAGAACTAAAGACTATGAATGGAGTATGGCTATCCAATTTAAACTATTAACATTCCCAACAAGTAATATATTCGGATTAGGTGCAACAACTGACCAAAATAAAAAGACAACTCCAGATACATATCTATTTAATGGAATTAAAATAGATGATCTAGAGGATTAATATATTTATAGAAGAAAAGGAGAAAAACATGAAAGTAATATTACCAAGTGGAGATATAAAAGAGTTTGAAAACAGTGTAAATATGTTTGAAGTTGCAAAGTCAATTAGTAACTCTTTAGCTAAAAAAGCTGTTGGAGCAAAAGTAGATGGAAAGGAAGTTGATATGAGCTATGTACTAGATAGAGATGCTCATGTTGAAATAATAACTCCTGAAACTGAAGAGGGAGAAGAGATAATAAAGCATTCAACTGCGCACTTATTAGCACAAGCAGTTATTAGACTTTTCCCAGGAACTAAAGTAGCAATAGGTCCAGCAATAGAGAATGGATTCTATTATGACTTTGATCCTGAAAATCAATTTACAGATGAAGATTTAGAAAGAATCGAAGCTGAAATGAAGAAAATTACAAAAGAAAATATAAAAGTTGAAAGAATTGAGATGACTAGAGATGAAGCTATAGAACATTTTAAAAATCTTGGTGAAACTTATAAAGTTGAAATTATTGAAAGCATTCCAGCTAATGAGATGTTAACATTTTATAAACAGGGAGATTTCATTGATTTATGTAGAGGACCACACGTACCGTCTACATCATACTTAAAAGCTTTTAAATTAAAGTCAGTGGCTGGAGCTTACTGGAGAGGAGATTCTAATAACAAAATGTTACAAAGAATCTATGGATTTGCATTTGCAACTGAGCCTCAATTAAAAGCACATCTAAAGTTTTTAGAAGAAGCTGAGAAAAGAGATCACAGAAAGTTAGGAAGAGAGCTAGAGTTATTCTTTACAAGTGATTTTGGACCAGGATTCCCATTCTTCTTACCAAACGGAATGAAGATGAGAAATGTTTTAACAGATTTATGGAGAAGAGAGCATGAAAAAGCTGGATACGAGATGATTCAAACTCCAATAATGCTAAATAAAGAGTTGTGGGAAACTTCAGGACACTGGATGAATTATAGAGAAAATATGTATACATCAGAAATTGATGAGACAGAATTTGCTATAAAACCAATGAACTGTCCAGGTGGAGTTTTAGTATATAAGCATGGAATGCATTCATATAAAGATTTACCAATAAGAGCAGGAGAGTTAGGAATTGTTCATAGACATGAGTTTTCAGGAGCTCTTCATGGATTAATGAGAGTAAGAAACTTTACTCAAGATGATGCTCACATCTTTATGACTCCTGAGCAAATAGAAGATGAAATTATAGGAGTAGTAAACTTAATAGATAAGTTCTATAGAGGATTATTTGGGTTTGAATATGCAATTGAGTTATCAACAAGACCTGAAAAAGCTATTGGATCTCAAGAGATTTGGGATAAAGCTGAATCTGCATTAGAGGGAGCTTTAAAGAGACTTGGAAGAGATTATAAATTAAATCCAGGAGATGGAGCATTCTACGGACCAAAATTAGACTTTAAAATTAAGGATGCTATAGGAAGAACTTGGCAGTGTGGAACTATTCAACTAGACTTTAACTTACCAGAGAGATTTGATATCTCTTATGTTGGAGAAGATGGAGAAAAGCATAGACCAGTAATGATTCATAGAGTTGTTTATGGATCTTTAGAAAGATTCATGGGAATCTTAATAGAGCATTATGCAGGAGCATTCCCAACTTGGTTAGCACCTTGTCAAGTTAAAGTATTAACTATAAATGATGAAGTTGCTCCTTATGCACAAGAAGTTGTAGATATGTTAAAAGAATCTGGAATAAGAGCAGAGATAGATACAAGAGCAGAATCTATTGGATATAAAATTAGAGAAGCTAATGGAAGATATAAAGTTCCAGTTCAATTAATAATTGGAAAAAATGAAGTAGAAAATAGAGAAGTAAATGTAAGAAGATTTGGTTCTCAAAATCAAGAATCTATGTCATTAGAAAACTTTATAGATATGATAAAAGAGGAAGCAGCACCAAAATTTAACAACTAATATTTTAGAGACTGTATTTTAATTAGTACAGTCTCTTTTTTGATTTTATAGAATTGATTTTATTTTAAAACTATGATAGAATTAAGAGTAAAATAAATATAAATCCATAATTTATATGGTAGATGTTCGGAAACCTCCATCTTAAAAAAACTAGGCTTAAAATATTAAAATACAAGGGAGAGTTGTACCCTTTTTTTAAATTTGAGCAGGAGTTTCCTGCTCTTTTTTTATTTAAAAATAAAATTAGGAGAAGAAAATGGGAATTAGGTATAGTAAAATAGAAAATAAAAATAAAAGAGAGATAGTCTTATTAAAAAGTTTTCCATGTAAATATGGAAAATGTAAGTTTTGTAATTATATAGAGGATAATTCAACGGATGAATTAGAAATAGATAAAGTTAATTTAGAAACTTTACAAGAGGTTACGGGAGAGTTTGGAGCTTTAGAGGTAATAAATTCAGGTTCAGTATTTGAGTTACCTATAAAAACATTAGAAAGAATTAGAGAAGTTGTTCATAATAAAAATATAAAATTGTTATATTTTGAGATTTATTATGGATATAAAAATAGATTAGATGAAATTAGAGAGTTTTTCAAAGGTATAGATATAAGATTTAGAATGGGAATGGAGACATTTGACAATAATTTTAGAATAAACTCATATGGAAAAAACTTTAAAATAGATACACTAGAAATAGAAGAGTTAAGTAAAAAATTATACTCAGTGTGTCTTTTAATTTGTGTAAAAGGTCAAACAAAAGAGATGATAAAAAAAGATATTGAACTTGGCTTGAAGTATTTTAAAAGTATAACTGTAAATATATTTATAAATAATGGAACTGAAGTTGAAAGAGATGAAGAGCTTGTAAAGTGGTTTGTAGAAAATTATAATCAACTACAAGAAGATCCAAGAGTGGAACTATTAATTGATAATAAAGATTTAGGAGTTTTTGAACAATAATTTTAAAAAGGAGATAATTATGAGAAATGAAATTTTATGGATAGTAATGCTTTTTGTTAATTTTTTTAGCATAATTTTTATATATAAAAAATTTGGAAAGTTAGGACTTTTTATTTGGGTTCCAATTAGTAGTATATTAGCAAATATCCAGGTTGTGCTTTTAGTAAACCTTTTTGGATTTGAAACGACTTTAGGAAATATAATGTATGCAGGTGGATTTTTAGTGACAGATATTCTATCTGAAAATTATGGTGAAGAAGAAGCAAAAAGTGCTGTTAAATTGGGGTTTGTAAGTATGATTGTAACTGCAGTAATAATGAAATTAGCAGTATCTTTTGTTCCAAGTACAGTTCAAGCAGGTGCAGAAAATTTTAAAAGTTTAAAAATGATATTTGATTTTATGCCTAGAATACTTTTTGCAGGATTAGTAGCTTATGGTGTTTCACAAAGACATGATGTTTGGGCTTATAAGTTTTGGAAAAATAGGTTTCCAGCAAAGAAACATATATGGATAAGAAATAATTTTAGTACTTTAGTAAGCCAACTAATTGATAATCTTATTTTTACAACAATAGCTTTTGCAGGAGTTTATCCAGTTGAAGTTTTAGTAGAGATATTTTTAGTAACTTATGTTATGAAAGTTATAGTAGCTACAATGGATACACCATTTGTTTATTTAGCTAGTTACCTAAAAGAAAATAAAAGTGTAACAGAAAAGATAATTATCTAGTGTTGAGTATTCTCAACACTTTTTTATTTTAAAATAGTGTTGAAAAAAAAGGATATCTATACTAAAATAAGTAAAATAACTAAAAATATTTATAGGAGGAGTTATGAAAGTAGTAGTAGCTATAGATTCGTTTAAAGGAAGTTTAAGCTCTTATGAACTTGGACAAGCAATAGAAGTTGGAGTAAAAAGAGTATACCCAGAGGCTGAAGTAATAAAGGTACCAATCGCTGATGGAGGAGAGGGAACAGTAGCTTCTTTAGTTGAAGGAACGAAAGGAAAATTTGTAACAGTAACAGTAAATAATCCTCTTATGGAAAAAATTGAAGCTAGATATGGAATAATGGGAGATGGAAAAACTGCGGTAATTGAGATGGCAGAAGCATCAGGACTGCCATTAATACCAGTGGAAAAAAGAAATCCTATGAAGACAACTACTTATGGGACAGGAGAGTTAATAAAAGATGCAATATTAAAGGGATGTCGTGAATTTATAGTTGGAATAGGTGGAAGTGCTACAAATGATGCTGGACTTGGTATGTTACAAGCTTTAGGTTACAAATTTTTAGATGAAAATAAAAAAGAATTAGGATTTGGAGGAGAGATTTTATCTAAAGTAAGATATATAGATTCGACAAAGAGTTTACCTGAATTAAAAGATTGTAGATTTTTAGTGGCATGTGATGTTGATAATCCGTTCTATGGTCCAAAAGGAGCTGCAGAGATTTACTCAAGACAAAAGGGTGCCACTGAAGATATGGTTAAAGAGCTAGATAAAGGATTAAAAGATTTATCAGAAGTAATAAAGAAAGAGTTGGATATAGATGTTTCAAATCTTTCAGGAGCTGGAGCAGCAGGTGGATTAGGAGGAGGTTTAGTAGCTTTCTTAAATGGTAAATTGTCACCAGGAATAGATATGATATTAGAAAAAGTAGGCTTAGAAAAAGAATTAAAAGATGCTGATTTTGTTATAACAGGAGAAGGTAGATTAGATCATCAGACAGCTATGGGAAAAGCACCAGTGGGAGTTGCAAAAATAGCTAAAAAATTTGATATTCCTGTAATAGCTTTAGCAGGAGGATTAACAGATGATGCAGTACAAACTCACGAAAAAGGAATAGATAGTTTCTTCTCAATAATAAATTATCCAATAACTTTAGAGGAAGCTATGAAAAAAGAGACAGCTGAAAAGTTTGTAAAAGGAAATACTGAGGAAATATTTAGATTGATAAAAGTTTGTGAGAAAAAATACTCAAAATAAAATAGGAGGCAAGAAATGACAGCATTTGGAGCAGTATTGGGATTAATAATAGCTATAATATTGATAATGAGAAAAGCTAATCCGGCTTATAGTTTAATTTTAGGTGCTATAATAGGAGGATTAGCTGGAGGAGTATCTCTTCCAGAAACAGTAAACTTAATGGTTAGTGGAGTAAAGGATGTAACACCAGCAATAGTTAGAATTTTAACAGCTGGTATCTT
This genomic stretch from Cetobacterium somerae ATCC BAA-474 harbors:
- a CDS encoding glycerate kinase, whose protein sequence is MKVVVAIDSFKGSLSSYELGQAIEVGVKRVYPEAEVIKVPIADGGEGTVASLVEGTKGKFVTVTVNNPLMEKIEARYGIMGDGKTAVIEMAEASGLPLIPVEKRNPMKTTTYGTGELIKDAILKGCREFIVGIGGSATNDAGLGMLQALGYKFLDENKKELGFGGEILSKVRYIDSTKSLPELKDCRFLVACDVDNPFYGPKGAAEIYSRQKGATEDMVKELDKGLKDLSEVIKKELDIDVSNLSGAGAAGGLGGGLVAFLNGKLSPGIDMILEKVGLEKELKDADFVITGEGRLDHQTAMGKAPVGVAKIAKKFDIPVIALAGGLTDDAVQTHEKGIDSFFSIINYPITLEEAMKKETAEKFVKGNTEEIFRLIKVCEKKYSK
- a CDS encoding queuosine precursor transporter is translated as MMRNEILWIVMLFVNFFSIIFIYKKFGKLGLFIWVPISSILANIQVVLLVNLFGFETTLGNIMYAGGFLVTDILSENYGEEEAKSAVKLGFVSMIVTAVIMKLAVSFVPSTVQAGAENFKSLKMIFDFMPRILFAGLVAYGVSQRHDVWAYKFWKNRFPAKKHIWIRNNFSTLVSQLIDNLIFTTIAFAGVYPVEVLVEIFLVTYVMKVIVATMDTPFVYLASYLKENKSVTEKIII